The Candidatus Delongbacteria bacterium genomic interval AGTGGAAAACCATTTACTCCTTCAGAAGAGTACTATAATGGTAAAAAACTTGCCAGAGAGATTGAAAGAAACTCTGAAAGAATGCCTTACACTGAAAATACTGAATTATCGCTCATTAAAACATTTGCATTTACAAATGGTGATGTTAGATATGGTGATCTTAAGTTCCAATTTGATATTTTCAATTTATTTGATCATATCAATGTTAACGAAGTTTATGCAAATACCGGTGATTGGGATGATCCAGGTGAATCAGTAATCGATGGAGATTACGATAAAGAAGAGTTCTACGCAGACCTTACAAGAATTGATGAAAGAAGACATTATAAATTCACTGTTTCCTATCAATGGTAAAAAAAGGAGCAATAGATGGGGATAAATAAACTAATTAAAACATTATTAATTCTGGTGCTTTCGCTAAATCTTTTAGCAATGACGGAGTATAATGAAGGAATAGATAAAAGCAATGGTTCAAAGGCAACCGTACTTCCAAATGCCGGAATAAAAGTGCACAAAGCCGGTCTACTCTGGTTGTCAGTTTCAAATATGGGAAGATTTGGTAATGGTGATAATTATAAAGATCCATGTACAGGGTTAACAGCACCAAGTACTGAAATGCCTGGTGGATCTGGTATCGTATATCTTTTCACTGGTGCTTTATGGTGTGGTGGTTATCTTGAAGATCAAGTTATTGATGTAAATGGTGTACAGGCACAAACATTTAGTGGTCCTTATGTAAGTACTGGTACACAAGGATGGCAAAGTTCAAACCAGATGTTCGAGATGTGGCCATATCAGGTTGAGAATGAACCTGGGTACAATAAATTTAATGGTGATATCAAAGAATATTCCAATACCATTGGTAAACAAGATTGTGATCTGATCGATGTTTACAGTGAAAATGCTACAGCAGAAGAGGAATTTGTTTGCTGGTATAATGATTATTTAGTAGATAATGAGGTTACGGGTTGGGATGATGATGAAGATGATAGAGGTCATATTCCTCTTGGAATTGAAGTAAGACAAAAAACTTATTCATGGTCCTATGCATATGCTCAAAAATTTGTCATTCTAGATTATACTGTTTTCAATAAAAGTATACACCCTGTAACAAATGAACCTAGGGATATATACAATTTCTTTATGGGTGCATATCTAGATTGTGATATTGGAAAAGAGGGTACTAGTGGACAAAGTCGTTGGTTTTTAGATGATCTAGGTGGTTTTATCGGAGAGTATAAATATATAGATACAGCATCGGGACAGGAAATTACAGCAAATCTGGATATCTGTTGGTCTGCAGATAATGATGGAAGAAACTATAATTCCCAGGGTCATGATGATTGCGATGAACCTGGAGCTGGTGCTCCTCTGGATGGTGCTAAGGGTGTTATCTCTTTGAAAGTATTGAGGACGCCAAACCCTGATTTAAGATATGCTTTCAATATTTATAATGCCGGTAATAGTGAAACTTCCGGTTCTGTGGGTATAGACTGGAGTCCTCAATGGCATCCTGGACTTCATAATAATGAATCTGTAGAAGTGTATGGATCAACGGTTACTGGTAGAAAATGGAAATGGGACTTAACTTCCAGACAATTGGGTTATGATGATGGTACTGTAGGTTATCACACAAAAAATAAATCTGGTGAAGATCTGGAAAATCGTGGAGGAGGGACAGAAGGACTTCCTATAGGTGATATGGGTAGATACATGGTTATGTCCAATGGTGAGTTTGACTATGACCTATATAATGTTGGTAAAGTTCGTGACGAAGATTATCAGGATCCTAGTTGGATGGAAGAAGGAAGTGAATACGCACAGGCTGCTATGTGGTGGAGATGGACTACCCCTGATGAGAGTGAAGATCCAGATGGAACTATTGAGCAGATGGAAGATCTTATCAATGGTACGGATATCAAGTATATCATCTCTTTTGGACCTTTAGGTCAACAAACAACTCAACCTATAGTTCTGGCTCATGATACTGATGGTGTTTCTGGAACTTATGAGTCCACAGTTACTAAGGAAGAAGTTTTCAAGTTTGCTTATGGTGATTCTCTGAAGTTAACTTTGGCTTTTATTGTTAACGATGATTTCCACACTGATGTATCGGTTGATCCTAATGATTTATCAAATTGGAATCCTGAAGATAAAATGAACTGGAATGATGCTGTGAGTAATGTGATTTGGTCACAGAGAGTATACGATATTCCTATGTGGGACACTCCAAGATATAAAGATGGAACAAATGAGCTTAAAGGCGATGGTTGGTTTGGTGAAGATGTTGGAGCAGATGGTCTTTATGCTAAGAAGGCTGGAGAAGTTTGTGCATGGATGGACAATCTTAATATTTATGAAGAGTCAGATGACGGAGAAAGAGATTTTACTAAGACACCAATTAATAGTGTAGGGTCTGTTCAAGGTTATCCTGTAACAAGTGAAGATGATATAGCTATATTTGGTAATGATGATTATGTAAGTAGTGATGGAAAAGTTGGAACAACTTATGATCATGGCTATATGGTTAAATATACCGAAGGTGGACAAATATTAGATGTAAGATATGGTTATAAGGATGGTAAGATTACTCTTGGAGACGGAGTGCCTGATTTCAATGGTCCGCCACCTCCACCATCACCAAAATTAACTATTGATTATGATAAAAATGATGTCATTGTAAAATGGAGATCTCATGAGTATTCGTACAATGAGGAAGGTACTTTGATCAAAGCTGGTTCTGAATATGTACCGGATATTTTTACAGGATATAATGACTTTGAAGGTTATCAGATTATGATATCTGATAGAAAAAGAATTGAAAATTTCTCAGAAGTATTTAAAGTTGACAATGTTAACTATGGTTATGTAAACACTTTTGATCCTACAAATTGGTTGGAAGTTCCTGCATACAACGCACATCCTGAAGAGATGGAGCCATATATAAATGTTGTAATAGCTAATGCTGTTGACCAATTGTATCAAAAATCTCCATTTGGTGACAATATTTCCATGAAACTTTATGATGAAAGTGGAAAACCGTCACTTATCAATGACAGAAATGATGGTTTGTACTCTATCTACAATAGAGAAGGTTTTAAGTTCTTAGCTTACGCTGATCCGTTAGATCCTATTTTCAATCCTAAACAACTTGATCCGATTCCAGCTGTTCTTCCAGACTCGGTTACTGCAGATACTGTTTGGCATTATGAGTTTACTTTTAAAAATAAAACTCTTGCTAAGAATTTCTATGTAGCTGTAACTGCTTCAGATTTTGGTGAACCAGTTTCAAATACACCGGCACAACAATCGAATCCATTACAAAATGCAACTTCTGTTGTACCTGCTAAGATTTCCGGTGATGATGATGTAATCGTAGTTCCAAATCCTTATAGAGCTGATGTAGACTATGAAGATGCAGGTTGGGAAAATGTAGAGCAGGAGCATAATTGGTCTGATACTGATAGAAAAATTGTATTCATGAATGTACCAGAGCAATGTGTAATAAGAATTTATACTCTAGCTGGCGACCATATCAAAACTTTGGCTCACAATGGTAAATCAAGTGAAGTAAATAAATATGGTACTTTTGCTGCATCATGGAATCTTCTAAATCAGAATTCTCAAACAGTTACATCTGGTGTATATCTTTTCCATGTAGAAGATATCAATGATTCTGGTTTCGATAAAGTCGGCAAATTTGTAATAATCAAGTAGGATGGTATGATGAAAAGATTATTGTTATTAATTATAATTGTAGGAGCAGTTTTTTATAGCTGTTCCACAGATTATGAAGGTTCTGTAACAGCTAATGAAGCACCATCTATCTCATTTGCTGATACTGGAGATTCTATATTCATTACCAATAAACTTACACAAGTTTACTGGTATGGAAATGATATTGATGATAGAGAGGTTAAGTATTATTATATCGTTACAACAGATATGGATACTGTAAATCTAAAAGCAAGTAATAAGGATTATATATTCAATGAACATCCTTATCTTAAAAAAAGTGCAGGAAATTGGAAATCTACAAAATCATTGGGTGCTAAGGTATCATTTCCAACAAATGCTTTGAATTCTGATACTCATGTAGAAAAATTTCACACTAAAATTGATACAATTATTACTGCAGAAGATACTACAGCTGTAGAGTTACAGCAAAAAATTGTTGTTTCAAGAATATTTGTTTATGCTGAAGATTCTGCAAACAATCAGAGTCAAATAATTGAAAGAACTTATGGTAGAACAAACTATCTTCCAGAACCGGCAATTTTAAAATGTACAAAATTCAATGGAGATATTGTTGCTCCAGAATACAATCAAAATACTGGTGTTTATACAAATTTTTCGAAGGATTATTCTTTAGAAGACGTGTTCCTTTCACTTAATGAAGAAACTTCAACATGGAAAGCGTTCCATTTTCAGTGGACTTCTTCAGATCCTGATGGAGGAGATGTTGAGCTTGAGTATAGCTGGCATCTTGAAGAGATCTACAGGTTAGAAGGTGATACGCTTGATACTTACGAAACTGTTGCAGCTGCTGATGGTTGGAGTAAGGATGTTCAATATGCTAAATTTACAGATGTAATCTTTAAACATCTTAACGATAATCCAGAAAGAAAATATCAGAGATATAAGTTTACTGCTTTGGTAAGAGATGATGCTAAGGAACTATCTGAAGTTAGTACATTCGTAACTTTCTATGCTTATGCACCTTTATTAAATAAAGGTATAATTTTTGTGGATGATAATGCTCATGGTGATTACGATGCTGAAGAAAAGATTGGACAAGCAGAACCAGAATCCTTGATATCCTTTTATAAAGGTCTATTAGAAGAGGCTGGATATACAGAGGAAGTTGAAGGAGTTATAGATCCTAATAGTTACAAATATTGGATGGTTGATGAATTAGGAGCTCCAGCAGTTCAGGATCTTACTGACTATAAAGTTGTTATTGTGGCATCAGATGATAGAACTAAAACTGATATGAATATTTTAACAAACAATATCACAGCATTTACAGATTTTTTAAATGTTGGTGGAAGTCTTCTGATGATGGGTAATGATTTTTTAATGGATAATATATCTATTCAAAATAATACTAATTCTGCAGGTCATGATGAATTATATTCAGTATTTGTTGATGCAACAGGAAACAATTTTACTAAAAATTGTTTAGGATTATACAAAAAATCAAATGGTGTTCCATTCTCAACAAAACCTGCTAATGAATGGCGTGCTAATTATGATTGTTTAGGTGCTGATCAATACGTTCATGCCACAAATTATGTACCAATGACATTCAATAAAGATACTGTTAATTTCTATTGGAGTTATGAACAAATCAATAATTCTGGTAATATAGTTAAGAGTTTTAAACTTGATAGATATGAGGGAACTGTTTATCCAACTGTTGGTAGTGTTATTATTAGTAAAGGAACCCCAATACTAAGATATAAATCAGTTTATGATCTACCATTAAAGGATGGTGAAGAGTTTATACATATTGATCAGGAAACTGGTATTGAATATGATGTACATCTTATCAATGCTGTTCCAGGTGCAAGTAACGAATTAACTTACATTACACATAAAACTGGTACAGTGGGTACTCAATTAGTAAGTGATGGTGATATATATAGAACTGTACTTATTCACCTACCATTGTTCTTTATGGATAATACTCCTCAGACAGTTATGTTAAACGGTGCTTCTACTGAAAATGTAAAACCTGTTTCCCATAATTTCCAAGAGGCTTTAAAATTCTTAAAGAGAGAAGAGTAAAGATTAAAAAGACCCGATTATTCGGGTCTTTTTTTTATAGTAATATTGATTTGTTTTGTTGTTATGTAAGTTTAGAAAATTTTAGAAGATGTGGTATGATTGCCTCTATAGCTTTGGCTCTATGACTGATCCTATTTTTTTGTTCTAAAGTTAGCTCTCCCAAACTTTTGGATAATTCAGTTACATAAAAAATGGGGTCATAGCCAAAACCGTTTTCTCCAGTGAAAGAGTAAGCTATATTACCTTCAAGTTCTCCTTTTACTTGTACATACTTATTGTCAGCGTAATAAAAAGTAATGACTGTAGAAAATTTTGAAGCTCTGTTTGTTGTGTCTTTGAGAGCGAGCAAGAGTTTTTCACAATTATCTCTATAGGTGGCATTTTCACCTGCATATCGAGCACTATAAACTCCAGGCTCTCCATTTAATACCTCGACTAAAAGTCCTGTATCATCTGCAATTGATGGTAATCCAGTGAATTCGAAAATTTCTTTTGCCTTCTTTAAAGAGTTTTGTTCTAAAGTAACTCCATCTTCAATTGTCTCTGGTAAATCTGGAAAATCATCAAGGGATAAAAGAATGATATCAGCAAGAGATAATTTATTTTTAAACTCTTTAATTTTATCTCTATTATGTGTAGCTAAAACTATTTTCATTTCAAATCCTCTCGAATAATTAAATTATTTGTTATCATACGGTTATTGTACTGTTGGATTATACTTTTTAGTAAGTTTTCAGAATTATCAGTATCTAAGGTCTCAGCTTCAACTAGAGAATGATTATTATACTTATGAAATCTTTTAATTTTATTTTTATTTTGAATTTGTACAAAAGTAGAATCTGTTGTTAATTGATATGCATTACTTTTATAATTTGCAGCAAATCTTATATCGGTACTATCGTTTAGATTGTTTCCGAATGATACAAATTCTCCAGAATAGTTAAGAAAACTTAAAATAGTTGGCATTATGTCTGTTTGTTGGGCTATATCATATCTTGTCCCTTTTAAAGAACCGTCTGGAGTGTAAAATATAATTGGAATAGCAAAATGATCCATGCTATTTTTGAACTCCTCATAATAAGCCCTTCCTGAGCAATGGTCAGCGGTAATTACAAAAATAGTATTTTTAAACCACGTTTCATTTTTAATGCTCTCAAAAAATAACTTTAGAGATAGATCTGTATAACTAATTGGTTTGTGATACTTAATCAGACCCTCTTTAAGAATATTGTCAAATTCATTAGGGACTTTATAAGGGTGATGGGAAGATAAGGTAAAACAAGCACTGAAGAATGGCTCAGAGATTTCCTTAGAAATGGTTTCTCCCCAGTATCTCAAAAATTTATGATCCCAAATGCCCCAAATGCCATCAAAATCAGAATCATTATTGTACTCAGTCTTACCATAATAGTTTTTAAACTTAGCTAATTTAGCAAATGATTCAAAACCCATTGAACCATTTGGTGCACCGTGAAAAAATGAAGTATTATATCCTTCTAAATTGAGAATAGATGCTAAGCTATTAATATCATTTGAAGAGTACTCTGACAAGATATATGGTTCTACTAAAGCTGGTATACTTGCTAAAACAGATGGCATCGCATCAATAGATTTTTTCCCATTTGCATAACTATTTACAAATACTAAGCTATTTTGAATTAAACTATCTAGAAAAGGAGTGTAACCTTCGAAATCATTCCCGTTTAATCTGCTTAGTTCTCCAACATATTCTCTACTTAAACTTTCCCAAATGATAATCATTACATTCTTCTTATTCATTGGCAAATTTGTTGTATAATTTTTTACAGGGTTGAAATAGTTTAGGGCTTCATCTTCTTTTAAAAAGGAAGTTTTTTTGTAAGGTTTTTTATCAAATGTTCTTATCAGAGCAAAAGGAGTATTTAGAACGATTGCCATCTCTTCTGGATTATCAACGTATTTACCGGCATTACTCAGAGTAATAGGTCTGGTACTATGGGCAAACCCGCCTCTAATGCCAGCAACTGTTAAATAGCTGAAAAGCAAAAGAAGGATAATAGATACAGGGTAGTACAACACTTTTTTTTTAAATAAAAAAGGAGTAACTTTTATATAGTTTATAAATTTATAAATTACGAAAACAATTATTATCCAAATCAAAACAACATACCAAAAATCAATAGCTATTTGTTTTGCTAAGCTAAGATAGTTAGATTCATTTTCTAAAATTGTAAATACACTTATGGTTGTTCTTTTTAAAAGAAATCTATAATATATGAAGTCTATGCAGTTTAGGGCGAGTCCTATGGAGTTTGTTACTATAAATATAATTTTTAGTAGTTTAAGATAAAAATTATTGTATCTGTATGGATGAGGTAAAAGATATAAAAAAAGGTAGAGTAAATTGATATAGAGAATAGCAGTTAAGTCAAATTTTAATCCTCCCCACATAGCTGTGATCAATTTTGAAGGTGTTATAGAAGGAAAGAGATCTACATTGAATAAATAAAATAGGAATCTAGTCAAACTGTACAAGAACATTAGGAAAAGAAGTTTAATAAATAATTGAAGGTATTGGTTATCTAATATGTTTTTCATGACAAATCCATTTTTTTGTGATATTACGAATAATCTTTCGTTTTTCAAAATATTAGTTTTATGAAGAAAATATTGGGTGAATCAATTTATAAAATTTATATTTATTTGACTTAATCAGAAAGGTGATTTTTGGAAAAAAATATTTCTGCTCGAAAAATACTCGGTATAGTAAAGGGAAATGATACTTGGTTTGGTCTTAAGTATAATATGAATTTGTATAGAGGATGTCAACACGGGTGTATCTATTGTGATTCTAGAAGTCTCTGCTATGGAATTGATAACTTTGATAATGAGATTCTAATTAAGGAAAATGCTGTTGATCTTCTAGATAAAGAGATCAGGCGTTTGAAAGTAAGAGGAACCATTGGTTTTGGTTCGATGAATGATCCATATATGCCTATTGAGCTTAAATATGAACTGGTAAAAAAATCTTTGAAGGTAATCGAAAGATTCAGGTTCCCTGTTCATATTCTGACAAAAAGTAACTTAGTACTAAGGGATATTGAGGCTCTAAATAGAATTTCAAATGTTTATAGTGCGGTTTCTTTTACAGTGACTACTCCAGACGATAATATGTCAAAGATCATTGAGCCAAATGCTCCAGTTTCCAGTGAAAGATTTAAGGCTATGAGTATTTTATCCTGTTCCGGAATTTTAACAGGCACTCTTCTTATGCCTGTTTTGCCATACATAGAGGATCAAATTGAAAAGATTCATGAGATAATAGCCAAGACTAAAGAAAATGGAGGTAAATATATAGTTTCCTCTTTTGGTGTTACCCTGAGAGATCGTCAAAAAGAGTATTTGATAAACAAATTACGAGTTTATTTTCCTGAAATAGCGGATAGATATGAAGAGCATAAATATTATGGGTTTAGTGCTGTGAATTGTAAAAAACTAGAAAAATATTTTTATGAAACTTGCACAAAATATGGAATATTAACAAAAATGCCCATTTATAGACCACCAGTTGTTGAACAATTAACTCTTTTTTAAAATATAAACTATAATACTATGCTTCTTATAAATTTTCAAAATTATTTTTATTGATTTCAAAAAAAATATAACGTATTGTAAAATATCAGTTGATAAAAATAGAGGGAATTATGCCAAATTGGAATCAAAAGCCATTTGATCAGCTAAAACAGCTAATTAAGAGTTATGATGAATTTTTGAACAGAGTTAATGATAATTTTGGGGAATATTTAGATAGAAATTCCATAATGTCAAGGGGTGATATTTACAGAGGTAGAGATCAAATTATACAATGGTTTAAAAATATAGAGAATAATTTTGGTCCTTTTAAATTAAAAGATGCAACGGCCACTTTTTTCTCTGATTCTCATTCAAGAGTTTTACTTTATTTTGAGATAAAGAAAGATGATATGACAGAAACGATGGTTGAATCTATGGATCTTTGTAAGTATGGTGATAATTGGCGAGTTAAAGATATGTTTGCTCTATCTTATGAGCCGGAGTATCACGAGAAGTATTTTGTATGAAATATTCATTATTGTTTATTCTCTCGTTTTCCGGTTTACTTTTATGTTCTTTTTGGGAGAAACTAGATAATCTGGAAGATGGTGAGATTAAATTGGAAAGGGATTTGGGCGTCGTTAGAGAATACATTTATGAAAGAGATGTTGATGCATGTAGATTAAAACTAAAATCATACAAAATTATCGATGATACTCTTCGATTAAGGTTTCGCTTTACAGATGGTTATAGAGATGAATACTATATCAAATCTGCTTTCAATGATGAAGGTTCAAATTTGAGGTTATTTAGCAATGATGACTTTATGCATGATGATTGGTTTGTTTATCTGGATAAAAGCACAAAAGAAGTCAAACTTACTGGTGTTGGCTCAGACAAAAAAGAGTTTAAATCAATAATTGATTTTTATAATTTTTCTGAACGCGAGTTACAGTTTGAAGATTTTGTAACAATATTGAATCCAGATTTTAATAAAGAAAATAAAGTGAGCATTAATAGTGATAATATTGCTATCGTTGTAAAACTTCTAAAGCCAGATCTCAATATTAAATTGAATCATGAGC includes:
- the rdgB gene encoding RdgB/HAM1 family non-canonical purine NTP pyrophosphatase → MKIVLATHNRDKIKEFKNKLSLADIILLSLDDFPDLPETIEDGVTLEQNSLKKAKEIFEFTGLPSIADDTGLLVEVLNGEPGVYSARYAGENATYRDNCEKLLLALKDTTNRASKFSTVITFYYADNKYVQVKGELEGNIAYSFTGENGFGYDPIFYVTELSKSLGELTLEQKNRISHRAKAIEAIIPHLLKFSKLT
- a CDS encoding LTA synthase family protein, which gives rise to MKNILDNQYLQLFIKLLFLMFLYSLTRFLFYLFNVDLFPSITPSKLITAMWGGLKFDLTAILYINLLYLFLYLLPHPYRYNNFYLKLLKIIFIVTNSIGLALNCIDFIYYRFLLKRTTISVFTILENESNYLSLAKQIAIDFWYVVLIWIIIVFVIYKFINYIKVTPFLFKKKVLYYPVSIILLLLFSYLTVAGIRGGFAHSTRPITLSNAGKYVDNPEEMAIVLNTPFALIRTFDKKPYKKTSFLKEDEALNYFNPVKNYTTNLPMNKKNVMIIIWESLSREYVGELSRLNGNDFEGYTPFLDSLIQNSLVFVNSYANGKKSIDAMPSVLASIPALVEPYILSEYSSNDINSLASILNLEGYNTSFFHGAPNGSMGFESFAKLAKFKNYYGKTEYNNDSDFDGIWGIWDHKFLRYWGETISKEISEPFFSACFTLSSHHPYKVPNEFDNILKEGLIKYHKPISYTDLSLKLFFESIKNETWFKNTIFVITADHCSGRAYYEEFKNSMDHFAIPIIFYTPDGSLKGTRYDIAQQTDIMPTILSFLNYSGEFVSFGNNLNDSTDIRFAANYKSNAYQLTTDSTFVQIQNKNKIKRFHKYNNHSLVEAETLDTDNSENLLKSIIQQYNNRMITNNLIIREDLK
- a CDS encoding radical SAM protein, translated to MEKNISARKILGIVKGNDTWFGLKYNMNLYRGCQHGCIYCDSRSLCYGIDNFDNEILIKENAVDLLDKEIRRLKVRGTIGFGSMNDPYMPIELKYELVKKSLKVIERFRFPVHILTKSNLVLRDIEALNRISNVYSAVSFTVTTPDDNMSKIIEPNAPVSSERFKAMSILSCSGILTGTLLMPVLPYIEDQIEKIHEIIAKTKENGGKYIVSSFGVTLRDRQKEYLINKLRVYFPEIADRYEEHKYYGFSAVNCKKLEKYFYETCTKYGILTKMPIYRPPVVEQLTLF